The Streptomyces sp. NBC_01689 genome includes a window with the following:
- a CDS encoding bifunctional glycosyltransferase/CDP-glycerol:glycerophosphate glycerophosphotransferase, producing the protein MSVIVIVYNDEHRLPTAVRSVLDQTLRSVEVVIVDDRSTDGSYPAAQRLAAAHPDRVRVFRLPENSGGCGAPRNHGIRQARGDYVLFLDSDDVLERNACRNMLEAAENTGADLVSGLCVRVHVDSRSRKEVKWYPWLYERTRTLESVSELPDLLVFDTLSTNKCYRRRFLLEKGLEFPVGIHYEDLLFSAQAYVAARRITLIPNRVYDWRIVDGPRTTGTRSISNRRDEIANFAHRMEIHRRVDRLLAQHDLPELKFAKDVKWLKHDLVLHLRDLPSRDDAYRREFAEIARAYLGSIDRAAFDETEPIQAICAYLLHRSDWDNLLPAVDTLINRDKISSPLVERAGRVYWCARHIEDDPFGRHVLDVTDLGHHAKPVERMFLRNALTRYEEHAGTVRLAGRVTNPLGVIPADARLSAELEFYARRAGVRFQTFRFPVAEVRHEGEAVAWEATSALSKRLRPIGVVDVVWDVRLHLDVNGVRTTTRLTATGTGPPAGGLPVRPRLTRLIADRMEPEISARGHLSYRLVPGKKADELVRRGMRGRFARRAKSGYRKARARRRDLASGRSKLRLYHKVFSRLPHRKGLVVFESHLGRQYSDSPKAIYEEMRRQGLRFEAVWAYAGSPEGFPADATLVRRWSIPYLKALAQAEFWVDNQSYPLKLTKRPGTTYLQTWHGSALKRMGFDEPGWKVRSRAAQAAQQRTLDRFDRFLIRSEHDVRTLARAFRLPERTLLRVGYPRNDALVRARRRAEASGGRREQVLLAAELGIPADKEVLLYAPTFRQRGGKRKRFELPFDVERFADAFGDRYVLLVRSHYLNHVVLPPSVRGRVIDVTDHHDVTPLLVLADGLITDYSSVMFDYSLLDRPMFFFTYDYDEYVHENRGTYFDLLERAPGPVVRTEDELYAVLGSLEDQRVRYAAPRERFAADFSEFDRGNAAQSVVDQFFAHWRRT; encoded by the coding sequence GTGTCCGTCATCGTGATCGTCTACAACGACGAGCACAGGCTGCCCACGGCCGTGCGCTCCGTCCTCGACCAGACCCTGCGGAGCGTCGAGGTCGTCATCGTGGACGACCGGAGCACCGATGGCTCGTACCCGGCGGCACAACGGCTGGCCGCCGCGCACCCGGACCGGGTCCGCGTCTTCCGGCTGCCGGAGAACAGCGGCGGCTGCGGAGCCCCGCGCAACCACGGCATCCGGCAGGCCCGCGGTGACTACGTCCTCTTCCTCGACAGCGACGACGTCCTGGAGCGCAACGCCTGCCGCAACATGCTGGAGGCCGCCGAGAACACCGGCGCCGACCTCGTCTCCGGGCTGTGCGTGCGGGTGCACGTCGACTCGCGCAGCCGCAAGGAGGTCAAGTGGTACCCGTGGCTCTACGAGCGCACCCGCACCCTGGAGTCCGTCTCGGAACTGCCGGACCTGCTGGTCTTCGACACCCTGTCGACCAACAAGTGCTACCGCCGACGGTTCCTGCTGGAGAAGGGCCTGGAGTTCCCGGTCGGTATCCACTACGAGGACCTGCTCTTCTCCGCCCAGGCGTACGTCGCCGCCCGCAGGATCACCCTGATCCCCAACCGGGTCTACGACTGGCGGATCGTGGACGGGCCGCGGACGACGGGAACGAGGTCCATCAGCAACCGGCGTGACGAGATCGCCAACTTCGCGCACCGCATGGAGATCCACCGCCGCGTGGACCGGCTGCTCGCCCAGCACGACCTGCCCGAGCTGAAGTTCGCCAAGGACGTCAAGTGGCTCAAGCACGATCTGGTGCTGCACCTGCGGGACCTGCCCTCCCGTGACGACGCCTACCGGCGCGAGTTCGCCGAGATCGCCCGCGCCTACCTGGGGTCGATCGACCGGGCCGCCTTCGACGAGACCGAGCCGATCCAGGCGATCTGCGCCTACCTCCTGCACCGGAGCGACTGGGACAACCTGCTGCCCGCCGTGGACACGCTCATCAACCGCGACAAGATCTCCTCACCGCTCGTCGAGCGCGCCGGGCGGGTGTACTGGTGCGCCCGGCACATCGAGGACGACCCGTTCGGCCGCCACGTCCTGGACGTCACCGACCTCGGACACCACGCCAAGCCGGTCGAGCGGATGTTCCTGCGCAACGCGCTGACCCGGTACGAGGAGCACGCCGGCACCGTGCGGCTGGCCGGCCGGGTCACCAACCCGCTCGGGGTGATCCCGGCGGACGCGCGGCTCTCCGCCGAGCTGGAGTTCTACGCCCGCCGCGCGGGTGTGCGCTTCCAGACCTTCCGTTTCCCCGTGGCCGAGGTGCGGCACGAGGGCGAGGCCGTCGCCTGGGAGGCCACGTCCGCGCTCAGCAAGAGGCTGCGGCCCATCGGCGTCGTGGACGTGGTGTGGGACGTACGCCTCCACCTCGACGTGAACGGTGTGCGGACCACGACCCGGCTCACCGCCACCGGAACCGGACCGCCGGCCGGCGGACTGCCGGTGCGGCCCCGCCTGACCCGGCTGATCGCCGACCGCATGGAGCCGGAGATCTCGGCGCGCGGCCACCTCTCCTACCGGCTCGTGCCGGGCAAGAAGGCCGACGAGCTCGTGCGGCGCGGGATGCGCGGCAGGTTCGCGCGGCGTGCCAAGTCCGGCTACCGCAAGGCCAGGGCGCGGCGCCGGGACCTCGCCTCCGGACGCTCCAAACTCCGGCTCTACCACAAGGTGTTCAGCCGCCTTCCGCACCGGAAGGGGCTCGTGGTCTTCGAGAGCCACCTGGGCCGGCAGTACAGCGACAGCCCCAAGGCCATCTACGAGGAGATGCGCAGGCAGGGGCTGCGGTTCGAGGCCGTATGGGCGTACGCGGGCAGCCCCGAGGGGTTCCCGGCCGACGCCACCCTGGTGCGCCGCTGGTCGATCCCCTACCTCAAGGCCCTCGCGCAGGCCGAGTTCTGGGTCGACAACCAGAGCTACCCGCTGAAGCTGACCAAACGGCCGGGCACCACGTATCTGCAGACCTGGCACGGGTCCGCGCTGAAGCGGATGGGCTTCGACGAACCGGGGTGGAAGGTCAGATCGCGTGCCGCGCAGGCCGCGCAGCAGCGCACCCTCGACCGCTTCGACCGGTTCCTGATCCGTTCCGAACACGATGTACGCACTCTCGCGCGGGCGTTCAGACTCCCGGAGCGGACCCTGTTGCGGGTGGGATATCCGCGCAACGACGCGCTGGTCAGGGCCAGACGTCGCGCGGAGGCCTCCGGCGGCCGACGCGAACAGGTCTTGCTGGCAGCCGAACTGGGCATCCCGGCCGACAAGGAGGTGCTGCTCTACGCGCCGACCTTCCGGCAACGCGGCGGAAAGCGGAAGCGGTTCGAGCTGCCCTTCGACGTGGAGCGCTTCGCCGACGCCTTCGGTGACCGGTACGTCCTGCTCGTCCGCTCGCACTACCTCAACCACGTCGTGCTGCCGCCGTCCGTGCGCGGGCGCGTCATCGACGTCACGGACCACCACGACGTGACGCCGCTGCTGGTCCTCGCCGACGGCCTGATCACCGACTACTCGTCGGTGATGTTCGACTACTCCCTCCTCGACCGCCCGATGTTCTTCTTCACCTACGACTACGACGAGTACGTGCACGAGAACCGCGGTACCTACTTCGACCTGCTCGAACGGGCTCCCGGGCCGGTGGTCCGCACCGAGGACGAGCTCTACGCCGTGCTCGGGTCGCTGGAGGACCAGCGGGTGAGGTACGCGGCGCCGCGCGAGCGGTTCGCCGCCGACTTCAGCGAGTTCGACCGGGGGAACGCCGCGCAGAGCGTCGTGGACCAGTTCTTCGCCCACTGGAGGCGCACGTGA
- a CDS encoding glycosyltransferase, producing MTADPRRDVFFVSNSVDELGGVTSWSHQMARLFTERGHRVKVIGITDPEVAQELGELPYPTFTLYDVHPPRVGPARGIRGRLDLAERRLRAERAAGMREQAAKLSVLFRAARPGAVVIVTQVWAMEWVKLADTAGVTVIGMSHESFAYSRVTSRFGRVRRHYRNVDRMLTLTREDADLWIRQGLDNASFMPNPLPFMPEVPSPRTANVVVSVGRLTDQKGIDMLLDTWAEVAPRHPDWSLRIYGSGEDEEILRKQCTSLGLDASVEWMGATTDVPGALRGASVFVLSSRGEGFPLAVMEAMATALPCAAFDCAPGVHEIVRDGEDGLLATRGNTGELARRLDTLMSDKRLRDRMGEAARVNIQRYSTDEIVRRWEELFLFLER from the coding sequence GTGACCGCGGACCCCCGACGGGACGTCTTCTTCGTCTCCAACAGCGTCGACGAGCTGGGCGGAGTGACCAGCTGGTCCCACCAGATGGCCCGCCTGTTCACCGAACGCGGCCACCGGGTGAAGGTCATCGGCATCACCGATCCCGAGGTTGCCCAGGAACTCGGCGAACTCCCCTACCCCACCTTCACGTTGTACGACGTCCATCCGCCGCGTGTCGGCCCCGCGCGCGGCATCAGGGGACGGCTCGACCTGGCCGAGCGCAGGCTGCGGGCCGAACGGGCGGCCGGGATGCGCGAGCAGGCCGCCAAGCTGAGCGTGCTGTTCCGGGCCGCGCGCCCCGGGGCCGTGGTGATCGTCACCCAGGTGTGGGCCATGGAGTGGGTGAAACTGGCGGACACCGCCGGTGTGACCGTCATCGGCATGAGCCACGAGTCCTTCGCCTACTCGCGGGTGACCTCGCGCTTCGGGCGGGTACGGCGGCACTACCGCAACGTGGACCGGATGCTGACGCTCACCCGTGAGGACGCCGACCTGTGGATCCGGCAGGGCCTCGACAACGCGTCCTTCATGCCGAACCCCCTCCCGTTCATGCCCGAGGTGCCCTCGCCGCGTACCGCGAACGTCGTCGTCAGCGTCGGCCGGCTGACCGACCAGAAGGGCATCGACATGCTCCTCGACACCTGGGCCGAGGTGGCGCCGCGCCACCCCGACTGGAGCCTGCGGATCTACGGCTCCGGGGAGGACGAGGAGATCCTCAGGAAGCAGTGCACGTCCCTCGGGCTCGACGCGTCGGTGGAGTGGATGGGGGCGACCACGGACGTGCCGGGCGCGCTGCGCGGCGCCTCCGTCTTCGTGCTGTCCTCACGCGGCGAGGGCTTCCCGCTCGCCGTCATGGAGGCCATGGCCACCGCCCTGCCGTGCGCCGCCTTCGACTGCGCGCCCGGCGTCCACGAGATCGTCCGTGACGGCGAGGACGGTCTGCTCGCCACCCGGGGCAACACCGGGGAGCTCGCCCGCCGCCTCGACACCCTGATGTCCGACAAGCGGCTGCGCGACCGTATGGGGGAGGCGGCCCGCGTCAACATCCAGCGCTACTCGACCGACGAGATCGTCCGCAGGTGGGAGGAGCTGTTCCTGTTTCTGGAGCGCTGA
- a CDS encoding ABC transporter ATP-binding protein, with protein MTKESGLPQDAAPAEALIPTVVADGVDIVYRVNGTGAGRGSATAALNRMLRRKQSEKAAGVRKVHAVKNVSFTAYRGEAIGLIGTNGSGKSTLLKAVAGLLPVENGKIYTDGQPSLLGVNAALMSDLTGERNVYLGGLAMGMSREQIKERYQEIVDFSGINEKGDFITLPMRTYSSGMAARLRFSIAAAKDHDVLMIDEALATGDRSFQKRSEQRIRELRKSAGTVFLVSHNNKSIRDTCDRVLWLERGELRMDGPTEEVLKEYEKFTGK; from the coding sequence CTGACGAAGGAATCCGGGCTCCCGCAGGACGCGGCCCCCGCCGAGGCCCTCATCCCCACCGTCGTCGCCGACGGCGTCGACATCGTCTACCGGGTCAACGGCACCGGCGCCGGGCGCGGCTCGGCGACCGCCGCGCTCAACCGCATGCTGCGCCGCAAGCAGTCCGAGAAGGCCGCGGGCGTGCGCAAGGTGCACGCCGTCAAGAACGTCTCCTTCACCGCCTACCGCGGCGAGGCGATCGGCCTGATCGGGACCAACGGCTCCGGCAAGTCGACCCTGCTCAAGGCGGTCGCCGGCCTCCTCCCGGTGGAGAACGGCAAGATCTACACCGACGGCCAGCCCTCGCTGCTCGGCGTGAACGCCGCCCTGATGAGCGACCTCACAGGCGAGCGGAACGTCTACCTGGGCGGGCTCGCGATGGGCATGTCCCGCGAGCAGATCAAGGAGCGCTACCAGGAGATCGTCGACTTCTCGGGCATCAACGAGAAGGGCGACTTCATCACCCTGCCGATGCGGACCTACTCCTCCGGCATGGCGGCGCGGCTGCGCTTCTCCATCGCGGCGGCCAAGGACCACGACGTGCTGATGATCGACGAGGCGCTGGCCACCGGCGACCGCTCCTTCCAGAAGCGCTCCGAGCAGCGCATCCGCGAGCTGCGCAAGAGCGCGGGCACGGTGTTCCTGGTCAGCCACAACAACAAGTCGATCCGCGACACCTGCGACCGCGTCCTGTGGCTGGAACGCGGTGAGCTGCGGATGGACGGCCCGACCGAAGAGGTCCTCAAGGAGTACGAGAAGTTCACGGGCAAGTAG
- a CDS encoding ABC transporter permease, translated as MSQVLHTPPPTPVPPADDPAALAARYGLSVSGARPTLREYVRQLWARRHFITAFATAKLTAQYSQAKLGQVWQVMNPLLNAAVYYFIFGVLLGSKKGVPDYIPFLVTGVFIWTFTQSSIMAGTRAISGNLGLVRALHFPRAALPVSFALQQLQQLLFSMVALVVILLCFGVPVSASWLLAVPVLVLQFTFNAGVAMVMARMGAKTPDIAQLMPFVLRTWMYVSGVMWSIDKVLSKDDLPRWVMVALESNPAAVYIDLMRYALIDSFHAHQLPPHVWAVAIGWAVVAGAGGFIYFWKAEETYGRG; from the coding sequence GTGAGCCAGGTCCTCCACACACCGCCCCCGACGCCGGTCCCCCCGGCCGACGATCCCGCGGCGCTCGCCGCCCGGTACGGCCTCAGCGTCAGCGGCGCGCGGCCGACCCTGCGCGAGTACGTCCGTCAGCTGTGGGCGCGGCGCCACTTCATCACCGCCTTCGCCACCGCCAAGCTCACCGCCCAGTACAGCCAGGCGAAGCTCGGCCAGGTCTGGCAGGTGATGAACCCGCTCCTGAACGCGGCGGTCTACTACTTCATCTTCGGTGTGCTGCTCGGCTCCAAGAAGGGTGTGCCGGACTACATCCCGTTCCTGGTCACGGGCGTCTTCATCTGGACCTTCACCCAGAGCTCGATCATGGCGGGGACCCGGGCCATCTCCGGGAACCTCGGCCTGGTGCGCGCCCTGCACTTCCCGCGGGCCGCGCTGCCGGTCTCCTTCGCCCTCCAGCAGCTCCAGCAGCTGCTGTTCTCGATGGTCGCGCTGGTCGTCATCCTGCTCTGCTTCGGCGTTCCGGTGAGCGCGTCGTGGCTGCTCGCCGTGCCCGTCCTGGTGCTGCAGTTCACGTTCAACGCGGGTGTCGCGATGGTGATGGCGCGGATGGGCGCCAAGACCCCGGACATCGCGCAGCTCATGCCGTTCGTACTGCGTACCTGGATGTACGTCTCCGGCGTCATGTGGAGCATCGACAAGGTGCTCAGCAAGGACGATCTGCCCCGGTGGGTGATGGTCGCGCTGGAGAGCAACCCGGCCGCCGTCTACATCGACCTCATGCGCTACGCGCTGATCGACAGCTTCCACGCCCACCAGCTGCCCCCGCACGTGTGGGCGGTGGCGATCGGCTGGGCCGTGGTCGCCGGGGCCGGCGGCTTCATCTACTTCTGGAAGGCCGAGGAGACGTACGGACGTGGCTGA
- a CDS encoding TetR/AcrR family transcriptional regulator — protein sequence MLVGMTTNADTTSAAGGAESAAGKAPRRRAPAGAAVLREDVTEAIRGAVFEELAAVGFARMSIEGIARRAGVGKTAVYRRWRSKLHLVLDLVSAIAVQGLPAPDTGSLEGDLRLLYEVTSRALRHPVAGQIIPDLQAEAARNPDIAEALQKALREGQQGVASGIVAAAAARGELDEGIDLELALDLMSGPLYWRTVVVRDPKLPKGYLAILARSTAAALRAL from the coding sequence ATGCTGGTCGGTATGACGACGAACGCCGACACCACGAGTGCCGCCGGGGGTGCGGAGAGTGCTGCCGGGAAGGCTCCGCGTCGTAGAGCTCCGGCCGGCGCGGCCGTGCTGCGGGAGGACGTGACCGAGGCGATCCGGGGCGCCGTCTTCGAGGAGCTCGCCGCCGTCGGTTTCGCCCGGATGTCCATCGAGGGCATCGCGCGCCGCGCGGGCGTCGGCAAGACGGCCGTGTACCGCCGCTGGCGTTCGAAGCTGCACCTCGTCCTGGACCTCGTCTCCGCCATAGCGGTGCAGGGGCTGCCCGCGCCCGACACGGGTTCCCTGGAGGGCGACCTGCGGCTGCTGTACGAGGTCACCTCGCGGGCGCTGCGCCACCCCGTCGCCGGTCAGATCATCCCGGACCTCCAGGCCGAGGCGGCGCGCAACCCCGACATCGCGGAGGCGCTGCAGAAGGCGCTGAGGGAGGGGCAGCAGGGAGTGGCGAGCGGGATCGTGGCGGCGGCTGCGGCGCGGGGCGAGCTGGACGAGGGGATCGACCTGGAACTCGCCCTCGACCTCATGTCGGGGCCGCTGTACTGGCGCACGGTCGTGGTCCGCGACCCCAAGCTGCCGAAGGGGTACCTGGCGATCCTGGCCCGGTCGACGGCGGCGGCGCTGCGGGCGCTGTAG
- a CDS encoding ADP-ribosylglycohydrolase family protein, translated as MTETRELRALGCVLGSAVGDALGAPFEFGPEGAFSARFPEPGCGGEMCGGGGWEPGEATDDTQMAVLVGESLLERGGLELPDVFGRFRRWAAAEPKDIGLQTEAVLESGDPWDLAAAVHFQVSRRGAGNGSLMRAATSAVHFARQGREATMEAARRIAALTHGDRAAWEGTAVFHELVRVALDGADPLAAVPRAVRAVHPDHRDRYAAVLAEDWHPDRATEFNGAVWPCLGSAVWALRSTDSYEGAVRAAVDLGGDTDTVAAVTGGLAGAVYGADGIPGRWIEPLHVPLPGFGGRVLRSPELAALAHRLTE; from the coding sequence ATGACGGAAACCCGTGAACTCCGCGCCCTGGGCTGCGTCCTGGGCTCCGCCGTGGGCGACGCGCTCGGCGCGCCCTTCGAGTTCGGCCCGGAGGGCGCGTTCTCGGCCCGCTTCCCGGAGCCCGGGTGCGGCGGGGAGATGTGCGGCGGCGGAGGGTGGGAGCCCGGTGAGGCGACCGACGACACCCAGATGGCCGTGCTGGTCGGGGAATCGCTGCTGGAGCGGGGCGGCCTCGAACTCCCGGACGTCTTCGGGAGGTTCCGGCGGTGGGCGGCCGCGGAACCCAAGGACATCGGGCTGCAGACCGAGGCCGTGCTGGAGAGCGGGGACCCCTGGGACCTCGCCGCCGCGGTGCACTTCCAGGTGAGCCGGCGAGGGGCGGGGAACGGTTCGCTGATGCGCGCCGCGACCTCCGCCGTCCACTTCGCGCGTCAGGGACGGGAGGCCACCATGGAGGCGGCCCGGCGCATCGCCGCGCTCACCCACGGCGACCGCGCGGCCTGGGAGGGCACGGCGGTCTTCCACGAGTTGGTCCGGGTCGCGCTGGACGGCGCCGACCCGCTCGCCGCCGTACCCCGCGCCGTACGGGCGGTGCACCCGGACCACCGGGACCGCTACGCCGCCGTTCTCGCCGAGGACTGGCATCCCGACCGGGCCACCGAGTTCAACGGCGCCGTGTGGCCGTGTCTGGGATCCGCGGTCTGGGCCCTGCGGAGCACGGACTCCTACGAGGGTGCCGTCCGCGCGGCCGTCGACCTCGGCGGGGACACGGACACCGTCGCCGCGGTCACGGGCGGCCTCGCGGGGGCCGTGTACGGAGCGGACGGCATCCCGGGACGGTGGATCGAGCCGCTGCACGTGCCGCTGCCGGGATTCGGCGGACGGGTCCTTCGTTCCCCCGAACTGGCGGCGCTCGCCCACCGGCTGACCGAGTGA
- a CDS encoding TetR/AcrR family transcriptional regulator, whose protein sequence is MQTRPRPYHHGDLRAALLARAEETLREKGPAALSLRELARDLGVSHAAPSRHFKDKQALLDALALTGFERLSSTLAASQETAGESFADRLGALARSYVGFATANAELLDLMFSTKHDPAASDALLKASQGMSALATELITEGRRTGEVRDAPLEAIAIPMFSTLHGFASLAVSSTLPADTLDANLDDVIAHTLRGCAPDRPAPR, encoded by the coding sequence ATGCAGACCCGCCCCCGCCCCTACCACCACGGAGACCTGCGCGCCGCGCTCCTCGCCCGCGCCGAGGAGACCCTCCGGGAGAAGGGCCCGGCCGCGCTCTCCCTGCGCGAGCTCGCCCGCGACCTGGGCGTCAGCCATGCCGCGCCCAGCCGCCACTTCAAGGACAAGCAGGCCCTGCTGGACGCGCTGGCCCTGACCGGCTTCGAGCGCCTGAGCAGCACCCTGGCCGCCTCGCAGGAGACGGCCGGCGAGTCCTTCGCCGACCGTCTCGGCGCCCTGGCCCGCAGCTACGTCGGCTTCGCCACCGCCAACGCGGAACTCCTCGACCTGATGTTCTCCACCAAGCACGACCCCGCGGCGTCCGACGCCCTCCTGAAGGCCTCCCAGGGCATGTCCGCACTCGCCACCGAACTCATCACCGAGGGCCGGCGCACCGGCGAGGTCCGTGACGCCCCGCTCGAAGCCATCGCCATACCGATGTTCAGCACCCTCCACGGCTTCGCCAGTCTCGCCGTCAGCAGCACCCTGCCCGCCGACACCCTCGACGCCAACCTCGACGACGTCATCGCCCACACGCTCCGCGGCTGCGCGCCCGACCGCCCCGCGCCACGCTGA